Part of the Solibacillus isronensis genome is shown below.
TACAGCTTCCGGTAGTATTTCAAAACTGATCAAACCTAGAATTACCCCTGCACAAAGCGCATAAATAATATGTGCCTTTTGGTTAATTCCTTTAAAAAGCCAAGCGACCATGCCACCAATGAATATACCTGCAGAAGTCCATAAAAAACCTAGTAGCCACATCGTTATCACCTTTCACTGAGTATAGTTAGTCGTATGGTTAATGCGGATGATTTATGAAAATAAAAAAACCGTATTTAAAGTATGAGATTACTTTAAATACGGTAAATATAATTTGGTTATCCTTCCAGAGTCAGCAGGCCGTCTTCCATACGGTAAACTTTATCGCAAAACTCCAGCATACGTTCGTCATGGGTTACCATGATTGCTGCTTTGTTGCGTTCTTTAACTTCTTTTCGGATTTGTTTTACGACTTCAAATGCACGTTTAGAATCTAAGCTTGCTGTTGGTTCATCTGCCAGTATGATGTTTGAATTATTCACAAACGCACGAGCGATTGCTACACGTTGACGTTCCCCACCAGATAGCTCATTCGGGAATTTATTGAACTTATCCCCTAACCCTAATTCCGTTAGTAATGTTTTCGCAAACTTTGTATCTTCTGCTTTTACTTTGCCTTTCATTTTACGCACTAGCAGTAACTGATCTAACACCGTTAAACCGGAATTAAATTTGATGTTTGTAAAATGAACCCGACATCTGTTAAGCGAAAAGCCGATAAATCTTTTTCCTTCATCTTGCCGATATCTGTACCGTTAACAAGTACTTCACCTGTCGATGGCTGAAGTAATGCCCCTGCAATCGATAAGAGTGTACTTTTCCCTGAACCTGATGGACCGATAATAGCAATGAACTCACCCGGGTTTACTGTAAGGGATACATTTTTAAGTGCATCTACTATAGAGTCCCCTTCTTTAAATGATTTCGTTACGTTTTTTAGTACTAAACCTGTCATTTATTCCACTCTCCCAAATATACTAAAAACCGTTCGCTTAATAGATAAGCGACCGGTTTATATATTCAACCCTATTCAACCGTAACTGATTTTGCAAGGTTACGAGGTTTATCAACGTCACAACGACGGTGAAGTGCAGCATAGTAGCTGATTAATTGTAATGGTACAACAGATACAAGTGGTGTTAATAGTTCATGTACTGAAGGGATAACTAAACGATCGCCTTCTTCTTCCATGCCTTCCATTGCAATAATACATGCGTTGGCACCGCGCGCAACTACTTCTTTCACGTTACCGCGAATGTTAAGCGCCACACCTTGTTGTGTTGCTAATGCGAAGACTGGTGTACCTTCCTCGATTAATGCAATCGTACCGTGTTTTAACTCACCACCGGCAAAACCTTCTGCCTGAATGTATGAGATCTCTTTAAGTTTTAATGCACCTTCCAATGATACACAGAAGTCCATATTACGACCGATGAAGAACGCATTGCGTGCGATTTTTAAATAATCTTCGGCAATCTGCTCCATTTCATCTTTAGAGTCGATAATTGTCTGGATGCCGTTTGCAACAATCGCCAGTTCCTGTTTTAAATCAAAGTCCAGTTCAACACCTAATTCTTTTGCAACTGCATAGGCAGCTACTGCTAAAACAGCTACTTGAGCAACATATGCTTTCGTAGATGCTACAGCAATTTCCGGTCCGGCATGTAATAGTAATGTGTAATCAGCTTCACGTGAAAGTGTTGAACCTTGTACGTTTGTTACAGTTAACGCTTTGTAGCCAAGCTCTTTGATTTTTACTAATACTTGACGGCTATCCGCTGTTTCACCTGATTGTGAAATGAAGATAAATAAAGGTTTCTTCGATAGTAATGGCATATTATAGCCAAACTCGCTTGAAATGTGTACTTCTACTGGAATACCAGCAATTTTTTCAAAATACTGTTTCCCGATTAAGCCGGCATGGTAACTCGTACCTGCCGCAATAATATATAGACGGTCAGCTTCAGATAAAGCTTTTAGAATATCTGCATCAACCGTAACATCTTCACCTTGTTCATACGCTTGAATAATTTTACGGATAACAGTTGGCTGTTCATCCATTTCTTTTAACATATAGTGAGGGTATGTTCCCTTTTCGATATCAGAAGCATCCAATTGTGCTGTGTATGGTGCACGCTCAACAACGCGGCCATTTAATGTTGTAATTTCAACTTTATCTTTACGAACGATTACAACTTCTTTATCGTGCAATTCGATAAACTGGTCAGTTACTTGCAGCATCGCCATTGCGTCTGAAGCGATAACGTTGAAGTCTTCACCCACACCTACTAATAGCGGTGATTTGTTTTTCGCTACGTAAATTGTTTCCACATCTTCGTTATCTAAAAGCGCCA
Proteins encoded:
- the glmS gene encoding glutamine--fructose-6-phosphate transaminase (isomerizing) gives rise to the protein MCGIVGYNGVLDAKEILLKGLEKLEYRGYDSAGIAVHNEEGVTVFKEKGRIADLRKAVDGDVEAAVGIGHTRWATHGVPNRLNAHPHTSASGRYTLVHNGVIENYHLLQKAYLKGIQMNSDTDTEVIVQLIDLFAKEGLSTLEAFRKTLSLVHGSYALALLDNEDVETIYVAKNKSPLLVGVGEDFNVIASDAMAMLQVTDQFIELHDKEVVIVRKDKVEITTLNGRVVERAPYTAQLDASDIEKGTYPHYMLKEMDEQPTVIRKIIQAYEQGEDVTVDADILKALSEADRLYIIAAGTSYHAGLIGKQYFEKIAGIPVEVHISSEFGYNMPLLSKKPLFIFISQSGETADSRQVLVKIKELGYKALTVTNVQGSTLSREADYTLLLHAGPEIAVASTKAYVAQVAVLAVAAYAVAKELGVELDFDLKQELAIVANGIQTIIDSKDEMEQIAEDYLKIARNAFFIGRNMDFCVSLEGALKLKEISYIQAEGFAGGELKHGTIALIEEGTPVFALATQQGVALNIRGNVKEVVARGANACIIAMEGMEEEGDRLVIPSVHELLTPLVSVVPLQLISYYAALHRRCDVDKPRNLAKSVTVE